One Mesorhizobium sp. J428 DNA segment encodes these proteins:
- a CDS encoding DUF4167 domain-containing protein — protein MRPQQQNRRMRGRNNNNNNNNQNQNRKGPNPLTRSYESNGPDVKIRGSAQQIAEKYMQLARDAQGAGDRVMAENYLQHAEHYNRIIAAAQAQMPQQFNRDQRDDQDDDEDQDNPVPQQSFEPQRQQNDGTGPQPEIAGIPAEVALNPEASGEEQSREQRPQPNGNGQPQEGEEAAPRRARRPRRRSRDFANREDEAGEGAAEAEAAPAAEPAMASEPSDEAA, from the coding sequence ATGAGGCCACAACAGCAGAACAGGCGCATGCGCGGCCGCAACAACAACAATAATAACAATAATCAGAATCAAAACCGCAAAGGCCCGAACCCGCTTACCCGCAGCTATGAGTCGAACGGCCCGGACGTGAAGATCCGCGGCTCGGCCCAGCAGATCGCCGAGAAATACATGCAGCTCGCCCGCGATGCGCAGGGCGCCGGCGACCGCGTCATGGCTGAGAACTATCTGCAGCACGCCGAGCACTACAACCGCATCATCGCGGCGGCGCAGGCGCAGATGCCGCAGCAGTTCAACCGCGACCAGCGCGACGACCAGGACGACGACGAGGACCAGGACAACCCGGTCCCGCAGCAGTCGTTCGAGCCGCAGCGCCAGCAGAACGACGGCACCGGGCCACAGCCCGAGATCGCCGGCATTCCGGCCGAGGTGGCGCTGAACCCCGAGGCTTCGGGCGAGGAACAGTCGCGCGAGCAGCGGCCGCAGCCAAACGGCAACGGCCAGCCGCAGGAAGGCGAGGAGGCCGCGCCGCGCCGCGCCCGCCGTCCGCGCCGCCGCAGCCGTGACTTCGCCAACCGCGAGGACGAGGCCGGGGAAGGTGCCGCCGAGGCAGAGGCCGCGCCGGCGGCCGAGCCGGCCATGGCGTCGGAGCCGTCC